One region of Streptomyces subrutilus genomic DNA includes:
- a CDS encoding beta-1,3-glucanase family protein: protein MTARHQRTMSRRKLLATTAGLALAVPAAATWLEVSANASTPATLPLDLVNTTGNSTVYAYVLGRDPAAGGNWTFIQADGSSLYHPPAPANDQTPLGVDCAIPLNASDSGARRVTLPRLDSGRIYFSVGTKLTFLMNRGGGLALPSVSNPSDPNANVPHDFCEFTFNSDQLYANITFVDMVSLPIAFELETGQGTQTVRGLPADGLSRVAAALRAQSAADGSDWSRLIVTAGGRDLRVLSPNLAIRGNSALFRGYFDGYVDEVWNKYRSTDLRVDTQFTWGTVTGRVNGDTLTFPGVGSFTKPSTLSIFSCSDAPFTTGNDLMGNLSARLAAAFNRTTLLDNPHQPTAENPAAFYTRPRTNHYARILHHTTPDHLGYAFPYDDVHPAGVDFEGRVQSGNPGRWTITVGGMAGGGGTPTPTPTATAPGGGVSAFTTIQAEAFNAQSGAQVEACSDHGGGSDVGHLSNGDWLKFSAVAFGSTGATRFDARVASGAVGGVSGLIQVRLDSPTATPVGRLAIGNTGGWQAWRTVPADIGRTTGTHDVYLTFDSGQPADFVNVNWFSFA, encoded by the coding sequence GTGACGGCTCGCCACCAGCGCACGATGTCCCGCAGAAAACTCCTCGCCACGACAGCGGGCCTGGCCCTGGCGGTACCCGCCGCGGCCACCTGGCTCGAGGTGAGCGCCAACGCGTCCACCCCCGCCACGCTCCCCCTCGACCTGGTCAACACCACCGGCAACAGCACGGTGTACGCCTACGTGCTCGGGCGCGACCCCGCGGCAGGCGGCAACTGGACCTTCATCCAGGCCGACGGCTCCAGCCTGTACCACCCGCCGGCTCCGGCAAACGATCAGACCCCGCTCGGGGTCGACTGCGCCATTCCGCTCAACGCTTCCGACTCCGGGGCACGGAGGGTGACGCTGCCGCGCCTGGACAGCGGCCGCATCTACTTCTCCGTCGGCACGAAACTCACCTTCCTGATGAACCGCGGTGGCGGCCTGGCCCTGCCGTCGGTGAGCAACCCCTCCGACCCCAACGCGAACGTTCCTCACGACTTCTGTGAATTCACCTTCAACAGCGACCAGTTGTACGCCAACATCACGTTCGTCGACATGGTCTCGCTGCCGATCGCCTTCGAGCTGGAGACCGGGCAGGGCACCCAGACGGTGCGCGGGCTCCCCGCCGACGGACTGTCTCGGGTCGCCGCCGCGCTACGGGCCCAGTCCGCCGCCGACGGCAGCGACTGGAGCAGGCTGATCGTCACCGCGGGCGGCCGTGACCTGCGCGTACTCAGTCCCAACCTGGCGATCCGCGGCAACAGCGCCTTGTTCCGCGGCTACTTCGACGGCTACGTCGACGAGGTGTGGAACAAGTACCGCTCCACCGACCTGCGCGTCGACACCCAGTTCACGTGGGGAACCGTCACCGGCCGGGTGAACGGCGACACCCTCACTTTCCCCGGAGTCGGCAGCTTCACCAAGCCGTCGACCCTCTCGATCTTCTCCTGCAGCGACGCGCCCTTCACCACGGGCAACGACCTGATGGGCAATCTCAGCGCACGGCTCGCCGCAGCCTTCAACCGCACCACCCTGCTGGACAACCCGCACCAGCCGACCGCCGAAAATCCCGCCGCCTTCTACACCCGCCCGCGCACCAACCACTACGCCCGCATCCTTCACCACACCACCCCCGACCACCTCGGGTACGCCTTCCCGTACGACGACGTGCACCCGGCCGGAGTCGACTTCGAGGGCAGGGTGCAGTCCGGCAACCCCGGCCGCTGGACCATCACGGTCGGCGGTATGGCCGGCGGCGGTGGCACACCGACCCCGACGCCGACCGCCACCGCCCCGGGCGGCGGGGTCAGCGCCTTCACCACCATCCAGGCCGAGGCGTTCAACGCCCAGTCGGGAGCACAGGTCGAGGCTTGCTCCGACCACGGCGGCGGATCCGACGTGGGCCATCTGTCCAACGGCGACTGGCTCAAGTTCTCGGCCGTCGCTTTCGGCTCCACCGGCGCCACCCGCTTCGACGCCCGTGTCGCTTCCGGCGCCGTCGGCGGAGTCAGCGGCCTGATCCAAGTCCGCCTCGACAGCCCCACGGCCACGCCGGTCGGCCGCCTCGCCATCGGCAACACCGGAGGCTGGCAGGCCTGGCGCACCGTC